Within the Nicotiana tabacum cultivar K326 chromosome 11, ASM71507v2, whole genome shotgun sequence genome, the region AAACAAGTTAAATCCCAAAATCTGAACATAAAATACCACTGCTAACGAAATACACATTGCGATCGCGACTACCATCTCACGTGATCGTGAAGCACAGAGGTTTGCCACCTGAAGTCCTTCTATGCAAACATGACTATAGATACGCGATCACAAAGGCCAACTGGCCAGCCTTTTAGGCGATCACATGTTACATCTCATATTTTTGTTCAATATATGCACGACTAAGTTGATGTGACGAATGCGCTTAAAAGTGAGAAATGGGATTTTGAGCAAATAAAAATGAGCTACATGCTTACCCGCCCTTCTTGTTTGAGCAACTTGACACATGTATTAATTATTAAATGAGGGCATGAATAGAATAAAAACTAACATGTATCACCTATTAAGCGAGTAGGTGACAaataggtgcatcacctacttgttTAAAAAAGGAAGGACACAAATTTGGCCAAGAGGGTCGGCCAAAAGAGCTCCTTAAAGGGGCTGATTATCTCTCTTTTATCTCTCATAATTCAGCAATTCACTCCCAAATACAGCCATAAGAGCTCTCTCCAAAAGCTCTTTCAAACCCTaggttattttctctttttttaagtTCTAGTTGGAGAAAAACCTAAGAGTTGAAGAATCCAAGTTAGGAGCTGAGATCTTCACCAAATACGATAAGTATACTGCCCTCTTTCATCCTTTTTTTCTCTTGGAAAGGCAGacaaattcattccataatagtAATAACTCACTGTACGGTGATTAGAAGTCGTACGCTCGAGTTGTTCAgcttgtagcggactattttggACTGTTTGTGGGCTATTTCGTGTTGCTATTAAGTTGTCgcttttactaatatttttataGAGTTTGGGAGGATAAAATgtatggagaaacaccacataatggtgGGGTAGTGGGTCAGTCATTCATCGttacatttccaggttgtttgacactagtATGAttgtcattttgtgtatgaagtgattaaAGTGTGTTGAatattttgtagtatttgtttgatggatataaggttggaaaatgttGTATatatgttcttcttcttcttcttcttcttcttcttcttcttcttcttcttcttcttcttcttcttcttcttcttcttcttcttttttgttgttgttgttgttgttgttgttgatggtaTCTCGAATTAGGAGGAAGTGAAGGTTATAGGGGAGGTGAAGTCCAATTTTCTGTAGACGAGCTGGTAACTCGACAGTTGTATTCTAGGTCTCCCGTAGCTTAACCATAGTTATAATATCTTAATGTAGGTTGAAGTGCTACAGGAAGTATATATTGAGTCGTGATTAAGCGACAAAGGCATGTTAAGATTAAtcttccttcttttggcatgtTTCAAGTAAACGAAACGTAAACAAAATGTTATTTCATAAATGGTTCTACTTTAAGGATGTCCATGTTAATCATTCCTATGAAATGTATTCCAAAGCATGTTTAAATATGATTCCTAAGTCCCTATTGAGCCATATAATGATGATGTTAAACGTTCATAACATAATTGGAGGGTGAACGACTATAAGTTACTCCGAAATAGGTTCTAATATCTTAAAAGGCTCTTACACATTGTATAGATACATATAAATGAAcaatggcattatatatgcatatacagtATCTATAAGGGTATGGATATGGTATTCCTACCTTACCATTGAGCTATggtcggtcgggcagtcatgtatCTACCATCGAGGCCCGAGCTACAGCCGATCGGGCAGTTATATATTTACCACAAGCTACAGCCGTTCGGGTAGTTACCACTGATAAGTTGGGCACTTAAAATTTGCAATATTGATATTAGCCTTGAAGATCATCTCGATATAAAATAGTATAGCCATGTGGAGTGGAATCATATATAAATATAGTCATTATGCATATCATGGACCTCAGTGGTAATTCAGAGATTTCAGGTTCATTCGTATCCCTCTCATTGATAGTgttttattgttatattttaGTTATGCTTACATACTCAttatattattcgtactgacgtccttttgtcgAGGGACATTGTGTTTCATGCTATACAGGATCAGGTTAACGAGTAAAGGACCCTTCACAGTAAGTTGTCCCTTGCTATCAACTTTTGGTTGATGAGCTCCATCTCCTTTCGAAGAATTACCATGTCaaggtatatatgtatatgtcttttgcaattttgggtatgtttgggCCATGTCCCGACTTATGTACTATGATGACGTTTCACTTTTAAAGGCTTTGCAGATAATGtcttgtgtatagttttggttgTCAGTCTATCATGATGGCCTTGTCGTTCcacacatatgtatatatatcttttgggtTTCTTATCATGAATTGAGCTTATATTTCTTGTATGCTTGTGTATTGATGTGGCTTCTTTGGTCTATGACGAGTCTAATAATAAGTAAGCAAGTAAGGTATGTTGGCGCTcaattgagtaaggcaccgggtgccagtttCGGCTCTTTGGTTTGGGTCGTAACATCATGGACGCCCCTCAGGTGATCGTGATTCCCCCATATGTCAgaactacgcgatcgcgaacctcCACACGTGATCGTGAAGCACAATCTCTTTAAGCCTCACTCATCTACTATGCAATCGTGACCCAAGCCACGCGATCACGATGCACTGTTGTGCATAAGAAAATCAGCAATCTAATTTTAGCTCAAAATAATTCGAAACCAccgaaaactcacccgagctcctcaAAACCTGTCTAATCATCCTAATAATCCCATACAAACCTTTTCAAATGCTCAACACACTAATAGCAACATCAAATCCGAGAATCACGCATCAAACCAAGATTCTCAAATTCTCTTAagttcaaaattttaactttcggcTAGAAGCGCAAATTAATCCCGGGTCACCGAAACCCGAATCAAACATacatacaagtccaaaattatcatacgaatatattggaaccttcaaattaccAATCCGGAGTCATTTACCCATGATATTGACTTTGGTCATTTTTTTCAACATTAAGCCTCAAGCTAGGAACTAAGTGTCTTAAATCACCCCTGAATATCTCGAAAACCAAATCACCCCTGAATATCTCGAAAACCAAATCACCCATCCCCACAAGTTATGAAATATCAAAACAATCTACAAAAAGTATCAAATAGGGGAATTGGATTCTAGAACTCAAAAGGATCGATTGGATCGTTATATTTAATTAGGTCGGTATTTATTATATTAAGTAtaaaaaataagttaaaatatGGAGTACAAAATCATCGGTGCATCGAAAGGTTTTGTTTCCGACATTACGACTTTTGTGTTAGTAAAACTTTTTCTATTACAAAATAATGTTATATGACTTTGGTGAAAAAAAAGAAGTCATAGTTATTTAACCTTTTCTGAAATCCAGTGATTCGTAAAGGAATTCTAAGAACCTTCTTGTCTCACAAAATATTTAAGTTACTTCCTTAATTATAGAGACCTTTCTTAAACTTTGCCTTCATAGCACTAGATTCTCTTGTGGTTTATAATATTACGTTTAGCTttctatttttgatttctttgtaACAATTGTTTCAAACTTTTCTATTAATACAAACTAATTATAATTTTACGATAAATAAGAAAATGAAATATGTTAATCTGGTTAATGCAAAACATAAAAAAGACAGAGAGCTTCATTTACCTTTGCATATGAATTTTGTTCAAGCGCAAATTTACTTAGTTTGGTCATGTAATAACAATGCGTGACAATATTTCATTTATATTTCTTTGACTTTATTTTCCACATGAATTTTCATACTTGTAAGTATcgtgatgtaatttttatcttcctttttgTATGATTGATTTTTcattcatattttttattttgaacagactattatttatatttgccTTTTTGATTTATTCATTCtcgattttatttttttattggtTGTGCATGATTGGCAAAGTAATATGAAAACATCATAATATGTTAGGTTTTGAAACTCTTCATTCATattctttctttgtatttttccaaaacaTCTTTCGACTTTTTAATGTAATGTTAAATAAGAAATAATAAGTATTCTTTTACAAGGTAAACTATTGCTTACGTATTAACAAAAAATTATGATTATTGCTTCTTTATTTTTAGCCTAATTTCatacataaattatttttctttgtttacaaattgaaattatttttctatattttttactaACATACAAATTTTTGGTTGGACTCATAAAAAATATAGAACCTAAAGTAAAGGTACTAAATGGCTAAGGCATGTTATGAACTAAGTAATTTTTATCACTGATACATTTTTTTCTACTTATATTGTGTCATATTTTTCGCTAGGTTTATGTGTATTCAAAAGATTGATTTTTCTTCAATATGATTTTAGGTCTATCACATATGCTTTTAGGGATCATTTGGTTGGTGGAATAAGGGATAATATTTCGGGATTAGATACTGAATTAGTTTATCCCGCGTTTAGTTAAATTTTTGTATTCCGAATTAGCAATTTTGGGActactttatacaacaattacgATATTAAGTAGGATAATAATCCCTAAATTACTTAATCCCGGTATCAAATACTATAATAACAAAGATGCCCTTTTCCAAGCTCTTCCATTAAAGTCAATTTAAAAAGTGCAAGATTAAAATTGAAAGTAAAAATTTAGTTCCAACTATCTAGTATACAACAAACACATATTTTATATTATACTCCATATATCTTATTTTTAGTCCAATGAACCAAACATCtaccaataaaaatatattcaCTAAATAATTTCATCACTATTTAATTCTTGTATTATAATCATGTCTTTATAACCCGAGATAACTTATTCCCCAACCAAATGATCCATTAACATATtcatttacaagtggtaattgaaaagtAGCCACAATtccaaaagtaatcgaaatttagctacttttcatGTAAACATAAaattgaacgaaaacactgttcaaaattcgaaaaatattccagcataatatactggacttccagcataatatactggacttccagttctagtataatatactagtccagcataatatgctggaagatcatacacaagtgctccaatctccagtatattatgctgaaacttttcgtgtattggagtttcagcataatatgttggaagttcatacacaggtgcaccaatcttcagtatattatgctggagcttttcgtgttgcagcaaaatagtgactattttttaatgaatTTACAAACgctaactatttttcaattaccagtccgaaaattggctagTCTATGCTATTTTTACAAATCGATGCTTTTGGAGGTTGATACATGACATGATCAAACTATTTCAAgtattatttttcatatttatccTCGATGCATGCCACTTGCACCTTTTGCCCAATATAGTGATCTGTAATTTTGCATAATCTCTTACTGCCGTACATCCATCTTTAACACCTATATTTCTATGACAATCATCTTGTGATACATTGAATCTTAATGGCCCAAAATTTTCACTCTTAAATAACACTAATTGATGTTATAATTGTTCCATACATGATATAACGTACATTTAACCTTGCCAGCCATGCCTCAAGAAATAAAGTTAAAATAGCATGGTATAGTcaattttcggactggtcatttaaaaatagtcagcgtttgctaagtcattgaaaaatagccactattttgctgcaacaaaaATCGAtctaacataatatactggagctcggtgcacctgtgtatgaacttccagcatattatgctggaccggtatactttgctggctccagtataatatactggagactggaacACCGGTgttccaaactccagtatattatgcaagaccggtatattatactggaactccagtatattatgctggagtattttttcggattttgaacagtgttttcgttcaaatttatctttacatgaaaagtgactaaatttcgattacttttgaaactaaagctatttttaaatgatcacttgtaaatctggctatttttgaatttctcccaaaaaTAAATAATGCAATTTATACCTTTACAATCCTAAATGGAAAAAATACATTCCACAAGAGGATAAtgagaagaagaataaaaataaagcatAAATTTTTCTCTttcccaaaaaaaagaagaaaaaggaccaAAAAATCGTTTATCTGGACCAAGTATCCCACGCTGCCTAACCCCTTTTGGCCTCATCCATGAAATGCAGTTTCAACCACAAGATCAAATCTCTAAAAATTACCAAAACAACCCCGAATGGAATATCTCAAGAGctggagaaaaaaagaaaagaatatctTAAGGGTTAATATAGTCATTTCACATATCAAATTAAATGATCCCTGTTCTCCCCCTCTACCTTCAAATCCTCCGCcatttctcacacacacacacactgcgCCCACTCTTTCTTTAACTTTCTCTCTCTACCtatacatacacatatacacaGAGCTATACACACAAACAGTTACAGCGAATGGCGTTGCAAGTGCAAGTAAACGGCGTATCCTTGAAGCCTTCAACGGTGCCTTCATCTTCTGCATGGAGGTCCAGCAAGCAATCAGTGGTCTGCGTTGCAGGAGATTATGGCTTTTCGCCTAGGGTTTTTAACAACAGGGGGCTGAGTTTGAAGGTGAAGTGTAGCTCCGATGCTACTGCTACTACCAGTGTGACGGTAGGGCAGGTGACTGAAGTTTGTAAAGATACCTTTTGGCCTATTGTTGAAGCTGCCGGTGATAAAACTGTCGTAGTTGACATGTACACTCAGTGGTGGTAATATTACATATACTTCCTTTTCCTTGTAGATTGATAAAGTTCATGCTTAATTATGATtaagtttttccttttttttgctcAATATTAGCGTAATCCTGATAATTCTGCCTATGTGAGATTCATAAAGTATAGTTTGTCTCAAGATAAAGATAAGGAGGAGGATTGGGGTAATTAGACGGTTAAGGTAGTAATAatagagtttaagttctatgcaTATCTACACAATCCGATCATCTAAAAGGTAACTGACTGTATATAACTTTTTTAATAGCATTTACACTGATGATGTAATCATTACACTGTCAGTGCATATAACTTAAACCATAATATTAAGAATTGGATAAGtagcacccaagggtgtggcaTACCGGTCAATGAAGCTAGAAGAACACCATGGTTGAACATGGTTCGAAATACAGTAGAGATAAAAATGATAGGCAATTTGTTTTCATATGCCTACTGGGGAAGACACCACCTCTGTGAGGCAGTGAAAGTATAAATGATTGATGAGAAGTTTGCCTTACTACTGTAATTTGGGAGATCGTGGAATAGGAGAACTAATTAAGCTGATATTGTTTCAGATTTCAAATTAGTACTAGTTGTGGCACATGGATGTAAAAAAAAGTTTCTTATTTGGATGAAATAGAAACATctcttttccatttctttttacCCAGATCATTTCTTTGTTTCGTGTGTTCCTGTGGAATTCTATCTCAGAATACCCCCTAAATAACTACGGTTAGAGAGTCAAATGGGTCAGGTAGAAAGAGTCTGGGTCTGGTCAGACATACATGATACATCTTGGTTGGTTCCACCACCACTAGAAAATGGACGTATATATATAACCTTTCTTCTAAAAGGGAGATTCTTATAAATCTTGTTTAAGAGATGAACCCTGTTATTGGACAATTTTGGAGAGAGTTATCTTCACAATCCCATTATTGACTTAGCCTAGGTAGTGTTCTTCAATCGTTCTCTCCTTAAGTGAAGTGACCGTTGATATCTATGTTGATGGATAGTTCAGAACAATTATGACCTAAGTGGAAAATGTGCCTAAGAGCAGTACAAATGGTCAAATGGCGTTTTGCTTCCCTTTCACTCTTTATGACTGTCAAAGACTATTGATTTCTTGGCTAAAGCAATTTCACTTTACACTGCTTCTCTTGACCTTATGGGATGTATTTGAAAATCGTATTTGGCGGTCACAGGAAGAATGTTAACCGGCTGTTCTGTAAGTTTCTGCTGTCACCAAAATTGTTTCCAAAATGGGACAGATTCTACCTAGGTGGGTAGTTGGTACAACTGAAATTGTTCACATCCATAGCTCTACACCTTGCAAATGAAGCTACAGCCTCCACCCCCTGTGCCAACCAAATACAAATATAGGGAGAGAGGCCAAATTTGCAAAATATTTCACTATTGATCATCATGAAACGATATCTTGTGTATTCATCCAAAAAAAATAGACAGGGGCATACATTCTGACTCACCTTTGTGCTATGAATTATCGTCTTACGGGTATCAAGACCCATACTTTCAGGCATGTGGTCTAGTCAACACTGAGTAACACAAGTTTTGATCAAAATGACAATGTATGTTGAATTTACTACAAACAGAGCAACTGTTGCAGACTAGAATGTTACAAATAGTCAAGTGATTGGAGAGGCTTTGTATGCTTTCAGATGTAGGATTTGAAGAATGGTCTAAGTATTAAGGGGGTTAATCAtgccctcctgtcatatccaTACACTGTCGCCTGTCTCATATGCAGCTACTTGATTGAATgtttatttgaaatttgaactagTTGTTTACCTCATTTTTATTATCAATTTAATCGATAACCTTTGTGCCTGTGGGAAACAGCATTCTAGAGGGTCTTCtccattttttctttgttttctatcTCTTGATTTCTGATTTCAACCCACCTGCAGGTGTGGTCCTTGCAAAGTGATTGCTCCAAAGTTTCAAGAACTGTCGAAGAATTATAATGACGTGGTCTTTCTGAAGCTTGATTGCAACCAGGATAATAGGGTATGTATTCGTTAAACTCACCATTCCCTTCTAATGAAAcaatacacacatacacacagaATTGATTAATGTGATAATTTTTGGCAGCCACTAGCCAAGGAACTAGGCATAAAGGTGGTTCCAACGTTCAAGATTCTGAAGAATAATAAGGTCGTTAAAGAAGTCACTGGAGCAAAACTTGATAATTTAATAGCGGCAATTGAGGATGTGCGGTCAAGTTAATAgtattattttctattatttcttcTGCTTATTTGTTTATAACGATGCAGATGATGTGTATCAATGCCATAATTAGTTCTAACTAAATTCAGTGTATAGCCGTGGATGATGAATTTTTCATTAGAGAAGACGGAAGTAATGTATTTTGTATGCAGCgataaatattatctttaaatttcaGTCGGCAATGTTTTATTTTTTCCTTGGTGAATAGTAGTCAAGAAAGCTAAATACCCACATTTTCATTTCACATTCTGTTAagacataaaataatacatagatTACGGTATAACACATGTGGATATTAGTTATGcggaaaagaaatataagaagCAGAAAAATCTTCAGTTTTATGTGGAGATTATCTCTCCTAATGCTACTGGATCGTTTagagaaataaaattaaaataactgCAAATCCTTATTTTCACGGATGGCAACGGACCAGGAGCATGGTAAGACGATAAGCAAATGATCTGTTCATCATTTTGTAACGACATTTCTTTGCTTGAACGCAAAACGTTAATAAGGGAAGTTTATAATTCAATAAGAAAGAAATCACGATCAACATGAAGAGCAAGAATATAACCAAACTACAAAGTTGAAGAAGGAAGAGTGGAAAGATTAATCTTTGAGTGActgctacaacaacaacaaacctagggGATAAAACCTATAGCCTGTTTGGCTAAGctggagaaatcagcttattttgagaagtgtttttgaaaaaagtacttttggagagaatcaatttgtgtttggctaatcagtttgaaaagcacttttcagaaataatttgtgtttggccaaactttttagaaagtgcttttacgtgtcaaattacgaataaggacatgaatagatttacttaataattaatattataagtaaataaataatatcaaaattttgttattacatgcaataattaaaaaaaaatcattttatttaagtaaaatatgaaaataaaattaaaaagtacttaattcttttaatataagttaaatatattaaaattccttcaacaaatataaaagcattcacccctaaagacactatatattagaaagtttcctaaaaataagaagaaatatttataaattaatatcctaagtattaggtttaaaggttattttggtatatactatattttgtgaagggtattttaggtaagaagaaaagccaaaactgcttctgcttctgcttttggaaagaagctacttttttctgcttctctgaaactgcttctgcttcttcccaaaaacacttttttcccaaataagcttggccaaacacctcaaattaggaaaaaaagtgcttttgggggaaaaaatactttttttgtcttgagaagcttggccaaacaggctactAGTATAATCCCCAAAGCCGACTTTAATCTTCTATCTAATAAGGCTTGTATCTTAGGCCCTCAAATTTGGGAGCCCCATTTTTAAAAATacggaaaaggtccaaatatgcctGTGAACTATGCGAAATAGGACAAATATGCCCGTCGTTATTAGTTTGGTCCAAATATATCCAAACCGTCCAATAGTTGTGCATCCATGCCCTTATTAGACGGAACcagcattttttttaattatctaaTACCAAACCCGACCTAAATCTACCGACCCGACCCGACTCACCTCTAATTCTAAAAGACCCAAACTTAATCCCCTATACTGTATCGCCCCAGCCCTAAAACAGACGTTCCCCACCCATTTCCCTCTTCCTTCTGTCATCTTCTTCTTTCTGTCTTCTTCTTCCTAAACAGGCCGTCTAGGGTTTTCCATCTTTGAGTATGACAAGCTAGGGTTTTCCATCTTCTGACTAAGGTATGACTACTTTATTCTTTCTTTGTGTGTTATATATGGGATTTCAAATTTTTTCTTGTGTGTTTCATATGTAGGGACAAGCTATGCTTTGTTAAAATCCATTAAAGAGTGATATAGTTTctgatatttttttgtattttaatgtaGAACAAAATACAGTcagttaatttgataattttgatggttttgtcgGGTGGTTGGgtctttttgtattttaatacatTAATTTGATAATCTTGGACAGTATTTGCTATTTTTTTTGTCTGTGTTTTGAATATGACTACTTTATATATATTGATGTGGTCTTGTCCCTTTTTCTATACCTTTACATGTGAAGTCCATTGAAGATGATTGATAAAGTGGACTTGGTGTTTCACTATGGGGGTAATTGGGTCTTTTCCCCCGAGATAGTATATAATAAGATGTCGGTGCACACTTTGTCTGGTTATGTCTCTTATCTTGTTAAATAtgattttatttgtgaagaatttACAAAAAAGTTAGGTTTTAGCTCTGCCGAGCAACTTTTAGTGACTGGACCTTCGGGGAGGTACTACTTGGTAACTAATGACGAAGGTGTGAAGAATCTTCGGTGCTTGTTTTCCAAAGACTTCAAGGTGATTAATTTCTTTGTTGTTGATGAgtcttgtaagcacgtgatttttgaccctccccgagaattttcacatttttagtgtgaatatgtgaaattgggtctagtatagctattttaactatttttcctttatttcgttgcaaaaagaaaaattacaaaaaaaggtatatatataaattttagtttatgtatctctcatcaacttgaaaaatacaaaattgcactttatttttgtactttatataaattcaaaaattacaaaaaaatataattctattaatgttttgtagtcgttttaattttggaaaaatacaaaaaatattactttttatttttttctttattaaaaacgaaaattacaaaaaatagttttattaatattctataatcattttaactttgaaaaatacaaaaatattacttcatattttatcttaatatttaagaaaaacgaaaattacaaaaaaaatagtttcattaatattttgtagctattttaaatctttaaaaaatattttaaaaatatatagttttgttgaatactagtcttatttttggtagttatttttgcttacataggactagttaagcaacgtgttcctatttctcgggtccgggcaaaagaataatattcgggtttaaactacccggttttaggcctaattttcggacctagcccataataaacagtgtccaggacacatggggaaccccaccacgcgtgggggacatatgccttgaaccccaccacgcgtgggctcatttttcatggcaaaccatgccaaatacacggactaCACATTTgacaaggggggggggggggattttgagattttttttgaaaaaaaaagaaaaaaagaaaacaggtactgtttatcttcttcttcttaagaagaagaagcagaagagaaCGGACGAGGGGGGAACGGAAAAAAACCACTGAAAAATGTGAAAAAAAAAGGCACTGTAGCCTCGTCTTCCTCTTTTGAAAGAACGACCAAAACCCTACTGCAGTGACCATCGTCAAACCACCATGGTTACCCAAACCAGTTCGTAACCATCGTCGTCAACCCGTTGCGAGCTCCCCCCGTCGACCAAGCATCACCACCGTTCGACCCCGTCAAC harbors:
- the LOC107803208 gene encoding thioredoxin F1, chloroplastic-like, which codes for MALQVQVNGVSLKPSTVPSSSAWRSSKQSVVCVAGDYGFSPRVFNNRGLSLKVKCSSDATATTSVTVGQVTEVCKDTFWPIVEAAGDKTVVVDMYTQWCGPCKVIAPKFQELSKNYNDVVFLKLDCNQDNRPLAKELGIKVVPTFKILKNNKVVKEVTGAKLDNLIAAIEDVRSS